A portion of the Streptomyces erythrochromogenes genome contains these proteins:
- a CDS encoding Ppx/GppA phosphatase family protein, whose product MTRVAGIDCGTNSIRLLVADCDPATGELVELDRRMTIVRLGQGVDKTGRLAPEALERTFAACREYAAVIKEFGAERVRFVATSASRDAENRDDFVRGVVEILGVEPEVISGDQEAEFSFTGATRELTAHEHLERPSLVVDIGGGSTEFVVGDDHVRAARSVDVGCVRMTERHLVVDGVVTDPPSEKQIAAVRADIEAALDLAAETVPLAEARTLVGLAGSVTTIAAIALGLPEYRSSEIHHSRISYEQVRAITERMLTATHDERAAIPVMHPGRVDVIGAGALVLLAIMERTGAPEVVVSEHDILDGIAWKTAEEVETDKQRS is encoded by the coding sequence GTGACCCGGGTCGCGGGCATCGACTGCGGTACGAACTCCATCCGGCTGCTCGTGGCGGACTGCGACCCGGCCACGGGCGAGCTGGTCGAGCTGGACCGGCGGATGACCATCGTCCGGCTCGGCCAGGGCGTGGACAAGACCGGGCGCCTGGCCCCGGAGGCGCTGGAGCGCACCTTCGCCGCCTGCCGCGAGTACGCGGCGGTCATCAAGGAGTTCGGCGCGGAGCGGGTGCGTTTCGTGGCGACCTCCGCCTCCCGCGACGCCGAGAACCGCGACGACTTCGTGCGCGGTGTCGTGGAGATCCTGGGCGTGGAGCCCGAGGTGATCTCCGGCGACCAGGAGGCGGAGTTCTCCTTCACCGGCGCCACCCGGGAGCTGACCGCGCACGAGCACCTGGAGCGGCCGTCCCTGGTGGTCGACATCGGCGGCGGCTCGACCGAGTTCGTCGTCGGCGACGACCACGTGCGGGCCGCCCGCTCCGTGGACGTGGGCTGCGTCCGGATGACCGAGCGCCACCTGGTGGTGGACGGCGTCGTCACCGACCCGCCGTCCGAGAAGCAGATCGCGGCCGTCCGGGCCGACATCGAGGCCGCGCTGGACCTGGCGGCCGAGACCGTCCCGCTGGCCGAGGCGCGCACCCTGGTGGGCCTGGCGGGCTCGGTGACCACGATCGCCGCGATCGCGCTGGGGCTGCCCGAGTACCGGTCCTCCGAGATCCACCACTCCCGGATCTCCTACGAGCAGGTCCGCGCGATCACCGAGCGGATGCTGACGGCCACGCACGACGAGCGCGCGGCGATCCCCGTGATGCACCCGGGCCGGGTCGACGTGATCGGTGCGGGCGCGCTGGTCCTGCTGGCCATCATGGAACGCACCGGTGCCCCGGAGGTCGTGGTCTCGGAACACGACATCCTCGACGGCATCGCCTGGAAGACCGCAGAAGAGGTCGAGACGGACAAGCAGCGCTCCTGA
- a CDS encoding type II toxin-antitoxin system RelE family toxin: MKYAFRFTTAAQRQLRAIDRPAGMRILAALTALGDDPYREDADIKKLTGPSGLYRLRVGSYRIAYQVLDGELVILVVKVGDRRDIYRNI; this comes from the coding sequence GTGAAGTACGCCTTCCGGTTCACGACCGCGGCGCAACGGCAGCTCCGGGCGATCGACAGGCCGGCAGGCATGCGGATCCTCGCCGCCCTGACCGCGCTGGGGGACGATCCGTACCGCGAGGACGCCGACATCAAGAAGCTCACCGGCCCCTCCGGCCTGTACCGGCTCCGCGTCGGCAGCTACCGGATCGCCTACCAAGTCCTGGACGGCGAGCTCGTCATCCTCGTCGTCAAGGTGGGCGACCGCCGCGACATCTACCGCAACATCTGA
- a CDS encoding type II toxin-antitoxin system Phd/YefM family antitoxin → MSDENAVTVREARAHLADHINRAEQGAPTIITRNGAPVAALVPIADFNALEEAADELLAREAEAVLAEGGSTVTMAELLADLFSERGDGAA, encoded by the coding sequence ATGAGTGATGAGAACGCCGTGACCGTGCGCGAAGCCCGCGCCCATCTTGCGGACCACATCAACCGTGCCGAGCAGGGCGCCCCGACCATAATCACGCGGAACGGCGCTCCGGTGGCCGCCCTCGTCCCCATCGCGGACTTCAACGCGCTCGAAGAGGCGGCGGACGAGCTGCTCGCACGCGAGGCGGAGGCGGTACTCGCCGAGGGCGGATCGACCGTGACGATGGCCGAGCTGCTGGCCGACCTGTTCAGCGAACGGGGTGACGGCGCGGCGTGA
- a CDS encoding NAD(P)/FAD-dependent oxidoreductase, with the protein MSTTERPRILVVGGGYVGLYAAKRIMKKMRYGEATVTVVDPRSYMTYQPFLPEVAAGSISPRHVVVPLRRVLPKAEVLTGRVTSIDQDRKVAVVTPLVGEAYELPFDYLVIALGAVSRTFPIPGLAEQGIGMKGVEEGIGLRNHVLEQLDKAESTTDENVRRKALTFVFVGGGFAGAETIGEVEDMARDAAKYYSTIKREDMRFILVDAADKILPEVGPKLGTWGKEHLESRGIEIYLNTSMDSCVDGHVVLKNGLEVDSNTIVWTAGVKPNPVLARYGLPLGPRGHVDAQPTLQVTGTDYIWTAGDNAQVPDVAARKAGVENAWCPPNAQHALRQAKVLGDNVISGMRGFPQAEYSHSNKGAVAGLGLHKGVAMIVMGKTKIKLKGRLAWYMHRGYHGMAMPTWNRKIRVFADWTLAMFLKREVVSLGALETPREEFYEAAKPAPAPAAAAAPAEKAKAS; encoded by the coding sequence ATGAGCACCACGGAGCGTCCCAGGATCCTCGTTGTAGGAGGTGGGTACGTAGGCCTGTACGCAGCCAAGCGCATCATGAAGAAGATGCGCTACGGCGAGGCGACCGTCACGGTCGTCGACCCGCGCTCGTACATGACCTACCAGCCCTTCCTCCCCGAAGTGGCCGCAGGCAGCATCTCGCCTCGGCACGTCGTCGTCCCGCTGCGACGCGTGCTGCCCAAGGCAGAGGTTCTCACCGGCCGGGTCACCAGCATCGACCAGGACCGCAAGGTCGCCGTCGTCACGCCGCTGGTCGGCGAGGCGTACGAGCTGCCCTTCGACTACCTGGTGATCGCGCTCGGCGCCGTCTCCCGCACCTTCCCGATCCCCGGTCTCGCAGAGCAGGGCATCGGCATGAAGGGCGTCGAGGAGGGCATCGGCCTGCGCAACCACGTACTCGAGCAGCTGGACAAGGCCGAGTCCACGACGGACGAGAACGTCCGCCGCAAGGCCCTCACCTTCGTCTTCGTCGGCGGCGGCTTCGCCGGCGCCGAGACGATCGGCGAGGTCGAGGACATGGCCCGCGACGCCGCGAAGTACTACTCCACGATCAAGCGCGAGGACATGCGCTTCATCCTGGTCGACGCGGCCGACAAGATCCTCCCCGAGGTCGGGCCCAAGCTCGGCACCTGGGGCAAGGAGCACCTCGAGTCCCGCGGCATCGAGATCTACCTCAACACCTCCATGGACTCCTGCGTGGACGGCCACGTGGTGCTGAAGAACGGCCTCGAGGTCGACTCCAACACCATCGTCTGGACCGCCGGCGTCAAGCCCAACCCGGTCCTGGCCCGCTACGGCCTGCCGCTGGGCCCCCGCGGCCACGTGGACGCCCAGCCGACCCTCCAGGTCACGGGCACGGACTACATCTGGACCGCCGGTGACAACGCCCAGGTTCCGGACGTCGCCGCCCGCAAGGCCGGCGTCGAGAACGCCTGGTGCCCGCCGAACGCCCAGCACGCGCTGCGCCAGGCCAAGGTCCTCGGCGACAACGTCATCTCGGGCATGCGGGGCTTCCCGCAGGCCGAGTACTCGCACTCCAACAAGGGTGCGGTGGCGGGCCTCGGCCTCCACAAGGGCGTCGCGATGATCGTCATGGGCAAGACGAAGATCAAGCTCAAGGGCCGGCTCGCCTGGTACATGCACCGTGGCTACCACGGCATGGCCATGCCGACCTGGAACCGCAAGATCCGCGTCTTCGCCGACTGGACCCTCGCCATGTTCCTCAAGCGCGAGGTCGTCTCCCTCGGCGCGCTGGAGACCCCGCGCGAGGAGTTCTACGAGGCCGCCAAGCCGGCGCCGGCCCCGGCCGCCGCCGCTGCCCCGGCCGAGAAGGCCAAGGCCTCCTGA
- a CDS encoding cyclopropane-fatty-acyl-phospholipid synthase family protein produces the protein MTDAAPRLAALAETLLGGPLPVRIRAWDGTEAGPPDGPVLVVRGRRALRRILWKPGELGLARAWVAGDLTVEGDLFELLDRVAGLLWQRDREPAPAPPSSLLGALRPRLPRRVSAAADSAAAAAALLGDPDAREAVRDLVALARPWPAPAPPAEEADRRGGPRHTKGRDRQAISHHYDVGNDFYERVLGPSMVYSCAYWTPGSTLERAQHDKLDLVCRKLALAPGQRLLDVGCGWGSMALHAAREYGALVTGVTLSREQAAYARKRVADEGLADLVEIRIQDYRDVKDGPYDAISSIGMAEHVGADRYRDYARTLHALLRPGGLLLNHQIARPPEADEAAYRVDEFIDAYVFPDGELSPVGTTVGELERAGFEVRDVEALREHYALTLRAWVARLEEHWDEAVALTSAGRARVWQLYMAASALGFERGRLGVNQVLAVRSAARGDSGLPLRLRTWGAQPA, from the coding sequence ATGACCGACGCCGCTCCGCGGCTGGCCGCTCTTGCCGAGACCCTGCTGGGCGGCCCCCTGCCCGTGCGCATCCGCGCGTGGGACGGAACCGAGGCCGGGCCGCCCGACGGCCCCGTACTCGTCGTCCGGGGCCGCCGTGCCCTGCGCCGGATCCTGTGGAAGCCCGGAGAGCTGGGCCTGGCCCGGGCCTGGGTGGCCGGTGACCTGACCGTCGAGGGCGACCTGTTCGAGCTGCTGGACCGGGTGGCGGGCCTGCTCTGGCAACGGGACCGGGAGCCCGCGCCCGCCCCGCCCTCCTCCCTCCTGGGCGCGCTGCGCCCGCGCCTGCCCCGGCGGGTCTCGGCCGCCGCGGACAGCGCCGCGGCCGCCGCCGCGCTGCTGGGCGACCCGGACGCGCGGGAGGCCGTACGGGACCTCGTCGCCCTGGCCAGGCCGTGGCCGGCGCCCGCGCCGCCCGCGGAGGAGGCGGACCGGCGCGGCGGCCCCCGGCACACCAAGGGCCGTGACCGGCAGGCCATCAGCCACCACTACGACGTCGGCAACGACTTCTACGAGCGGGTCCTCGGCCCCTCCATGGTGTACTCCTGCGCCTACTGGACCCCCGGCTCCACCCTGGAGCGGGCCCAGCACGACAAGCTCGACCTGGTCTGCCGCAAACTCGCCCTCGCACCCGGCCAGAGGCTCCTCGACGTCGGCTGCGGCTGGGGCTCCATGGCCCTGCACGCGGCCCGCGAGTACGGCGCCCTCGTCACCGGGGTCACGCTCTCGCGCGAACAGGCCGCGTACGCCCGCAAGAGGGTCGCGGACGAAGGCCTGGCCGATCTGGTCGAGATCCGCATCCAGGACTACCGGGACGTCAAGGACGGCCCCTACGACGCCATTTCCTCCATCGGGATGGCCGAACACGTCGGAGCCGACCGCTACCGCGACTACGCACGCACCCTGCACGCCCTGCTGCGCCCCGGCGGCCTGCTGCTCAACCACCAGATCGCCCGCCCGCCGGAGGCCGACGAAGCGGCCTACCGGGTGGACGAGTTCATCGACGCGTACGTCTTCCCCGACGGGGAGCTCTCCCCGGTCGGCACCACGGTCGGCGAGCTGGAACGGGCCGGCTTCGAGGTCCGCGACGTGGAGGCGCTGCGCGAGCACTACGCCCTGACCCTGCGGGCCTGGGTGGCACGGCTGGAGGAGCACTGGGACGAGGCCGTGGCCCTCACCTCGGCCGGCCGGGCCCGGGTCTGGCAGCTCTACATGGCCGCCTCCGCGCTCGGCTTCGAACGGGGCCGCCTCGGGGTCAACCAGGTGCTCGCCGTGCGCTCCGCGGCGCGCGGGGACTCGGGGCTGCCGCTGCGCCTGCGGACCTGGGGCGCGCAGCCGGCGTAA